One window of Leifsonia sp. AK011 genomic DNA carries:
- a CDS encoding SLC13 family permease — translation MRLALLGAVLLVLGGIAMVTGILPPQDALAVADRVWPILLFAVAITVVAELASEAGVFSVVAERTARAARGRAWVLWLFVIVIAVVSTAFLSLDTTAVLLTPVVVLVATAHGLPPLPFALTTVWLANTASLVLPVSNLTNLLSLDVLGFSDPYRFFALLLVPAVVAIVVPCLLLLVIFRRDLATKFEPQQSAPPADPVLFWLSAVVLVALLPLLVTGIPVWIPSSVAALVLVVAFAIRRSRTVRFSLIPWQLVVFASGLFLVVEAGHSLGMTAALAQVAGTGTDLGSLLRLSLSGLVGSNIVNNLPAYLALEPVAGEPVRVAALLIGVNAGALITPWASLATLLWHSRLNSLGVEIRWSRYMLLGLLVAPLTVVAATVVLALTS, via the coding sequence ATGCGTCTTGCACTTCTCGGGGCGGTGCTACTGGTCCTCGGTGGCATTGCGATGGTCACCGGCATCCTTCCCCCGCAGGACGCGCTCGCCGTCGCCGACCGTGTGTGGCCGATCCTGCTCTTCGCTGTGGCCATCACCGTGGTGGCCGAACTCGCGTCGGAGGCGGGCGTTTTCAGCGTCGTGGCCGAACGGACCGCGCGCGCTGCCCGAGGCCGGGCGTGGGTGTTGTGGCTCTTCGTGATCGTGATCGCTGTCGTGAGCACCGCGTTCCTCAGTCTCGACACCACGGCTGTGCTTCTCACGCCCGTGGTCGTGCTGGTTGCCACGGCCCACGGGCTTCCGCCGCTGCCCTTCGCGCTCACGACGGTGTGGCTCGCGAACACGGCATCCCTTGTGCTCCCCGTCTCGAATCTCACCAATCTGCTGTCGCTCGACGTGCTCGGGTTCAGCGACCCGTATCGCTTCTTCGCGCTGCTCCTCGTGCCCGCAGTCGTGGCGATCGTCGTGCCGTGCCTGCTGTTGCTGGTGATCTTCCGTCGCGACCTCGCCACGAAATTCGAGCCGCAGCAGTCCGCCCCGCCCGCCGACCCGGTGCTGTTCTGGCTGAGTGCCGTGGTGCTCGTCGCCCTGCTGCCGCTTCTGGTCACGGGCATCCCCGTATGGATTCCTTCGTCGGTCGCAGCGCTCGTGCTCGTGGTGGCCTTCGCGATCCGGCGCAGCCGCACTGTGAGGTTCTCGCTGATCCCCTGGCAGCTCGTGGTGTTCGCGTCAGGGCTGTTCCTGGTCGTGGAGGCCGGGCACTCGCTCGGGATGACGGCGGCCCTCGCCCAGGTCGCGGGAACTGGCACTGACCTCGGCAGCCTCCTCCGGCTCTCGCTGTCGGGACTCGTCGGCTCCAACATCGTCAACAACCTCCCCGCCTACCTGGCGCTCGAGCCCGTGGCGGGGGAGCCGGTGCGAGTCGCGGCCCTGCTCATCGGCGTCAACGCTGGTGCGCTCATCACGCCATGGGCGTCGCTCGCGACCCTGCTCTGGCATTCGCGGCTCAATTCGCTCGGCGTCGAGATCCGCTGGTCGCGGTACATGCTGCTGGGCCTGCTTGTCGCGCCGCTCACAGTCGTGGCGGCGACGGTCGTGCTCGCCCTCACGTCGTAG
- a CDS encoding LysM peptidoglycan-binding domain-containing protein, translating to MRERRLALLFMIGLTTMVLAGCSLPSAYPDLDREAGPDDVSEGFAERYPDDLENIDLDSVRWVASDGDIDLYLMRQRLGGICLEVKGNERQYGLSCSGGEGGLTVQSRTGTYQVRPAPMPEEDGWLVLSENVRVRVTASDGAAPADAGLPPWQSTPRAVSDSGERAGASGSVTGAGTAEMTYVVAEGDTASDIAARFAVGLEQLIDEQGERLGDHPTLNVGDSIQFGAPLTGDDYDCFFGLEGPTAKGETCYE from the coding sequence ATGAGGGAACGTCGACTCGCTCTGTTGTTCATGATCGGTCTCACGACGATGGTGCTGGCAGGGTGCTCCCTGCCGTCCGCGTATCCGGACCTGGATCGTGAGGCGGGGCCCGACGACGTCTCCGAGGGATTCGCGGAGAGGTACCCGGACGATCTCGAGAACATCGACCTCGACTCGGTCCGCTGGGTGGCGAGCGATGGCGACATCGATTTGTACTTGATGCGGCAGCGCCTCGGCGGCATCTGCCTGGAGGTCAAGGGCAACGAGAGGCAGTACGGATTGTCCTGTTCCGGGGGCGAGGGTGGGCTCACTGTTCAGTCGCGCACAGGCACGTACCAGGTGCGTCCCGCGCCTATGCCCGAGGAGGACGGATGGCTCGTACTCTCCGAGAACGTGCGCGTGAGGGTCACAGCATCCGACGGTGCCGCGCCGGCAGATGCGGGGTTGCCGCCCTGGCAGTCCACCCCTCGCGCAGTGAGCGACTCGGGGGAGCGCGCAGGAGCATCGGGCTCGGTGACGGGGGCAGGAACTGCCGAGATGACCTACGTCGTCGCTGAGGGCGACACCGCGTCCGACATCGCCGCGAGGTTTGCCGTGGGTCTCGAGCAGCTCATCGACGAGCAGGGTGAGCGCCTTGGCGACCACCCGACCCTGAACGTCGGCGACAGCATCCAGTTCGGCGCGCCACTCACCGGCGACGACTACGACTGCTTCTTCGGCCTCGAAGGGCCCACAGCTAAGGGCGAGACCTGCTACGAGTAG
- a CDS encoding DUF2000 family protein: MTDTPETEPVRFDTKIVVVLREGLLPWQELNVTAFLTSGIATSEPGIVGDPYRDADGNEYLPMSRQPIVVLTGPGEVLAAVRTRALGRGLRPSIYTRELFASGHDAANRAVVAAVGADDLDLVGIALRGPRNAVDRVVKGARMHD, from the coding sequence GTGACTGACACTCCTGAGACTGAACCCGTCCGCTTCGACACCAAGATCGTCGTCGTGCTTCGCGAGGGGCTTCTGCCGTGGCAGGAGCTGAACGTCACGGCCTTCCTCACGAGTGGCATCGCGACGAGCGAGCCCGGCATCGTCGGCGATCCCTACAGGGACGCCGACGGCAACGAGTATCTCCCCATGAGCAGGCAGCCGATCGTGGTGCTGACCGGGCCAGGTGAGGTGCTCGCGGCGGTCCGCACGAGAGCACTCGGGCGCGGCCTGCGCCCCAGTATCTACACCCGCGAGCTCTTCGCCTCAGGGCACGATGCGGCCAATCGCGCCGTCGTCGCCGCTGTGGGCGCGGACGACCTCGACCTCGTGGGCATCGCCCTCCGCGGCCCGCGCAATGCCGTCGACCGCGTCGTCAAGGGCGCACGGATGCACGACTGA
- a CDS encoding AraC family transcriptional regulator, with product MEETVRAWHPGVPLVREVLTATFERHAYPAHTHDAWTVLFISEGAVAYTLDRTSRQAVPATITLLPPHVPHDGRTAVSGRAFRKRVLYLEESWLPQESIGAAVARPLMAHPQATRTLTRIHRALQSPGDELAAEGDILALGALAREYLGGGVETAGDAPLARRLRAMLDDHIAETFTLAQAAQHLGVHPSHLVRVFSAAYGISPHRYVTARRVDRARRLLGQGRPAAAVASEVGFHDQAHMSRHFRRFLGAPPGAFSAA from the coding sequence ATGGAGGAGACGGTGCGGGCGTGGCATCCCGGTGTCCCTCTTGTGCGCGAAGTCCTCACGGCGACCTTCGAGCGGCATGCCTACCCGGCCCACACCCATGACGCGTGGACGGTGCTCTTCATCAGCGAGGGAGCGGTCGCGTACACGCTCGACCGAACGTCGCGCCAGGCCGTGCCCGCCACGATCACGCTTCTGCCCCCGCACGTGCCCCACGACGGCCGTACCGCGGTGAGCGGCCGTGCCTTCCGCAAGCGCGTGCTCTACCTCGAGGAGTCCTGGCTCCCTCAGGAGTCGATCGGCGCGGCAGTGGCGCGACCGCTCATGGCCCACCCGCAGGCCACGCGCACGCTGACCCGGATCCACAGGGCGCTGCAATCGCCGGGGGACGAACTGGCGGCGGAAGGTGACATCCTCGCTCTCGGCGCACTCGCACGGGAGTACCTCGGTGGCGGGGTGGAGACCGCTGGGGATGCACCCCTCGCCCGGCGTCTGCGTGCCATGCTCGACGACCACATCGCCGAGACCTTCACGCTCGCGCAGGCGGCACAGCACCTCGGAGTGCACCCGAGTCACCTCGTGCGGGTGTTCTCGGCCGCCTACGGCATATCGCCGCACCGCTACGTCACCGCGCGACGCGTCGACCGCGCTCGCCGACTCCTCGGCCAGGGGCGCCCCGCTGCCGCGGTCGCATCCGAGGTCGGGTTCCACGACCAGGCGCACATGAGCCGCCACTTCCGCAGGTTCCTGGGTGCACCCCCGGGCGCGTTCAGCGCGGCGTAG